A stretch of DNA from Candidatus Thermoplasmatota archaeon:
TACATGGTTAGCAACTTTTGGGTTTTATCCTTTTCTTGGCACATCCCATCTAATAGGAAAAAAATGAATGTTTTTTTTTTCTTTAATTATTTATTTCGGGATGAAGCCAGAAAATTAGATTAATTCATCTTATTTTTTTAATTCATTTTTTATGTTAAACAGTTTAAATAAAAGATGCAGGGGGAGAGATTTGAACTCTCGATGACCTACGTCACAGGGTCCTAAGCCCTGCCCCTTAACCAAGCTTGGGCACCCCTGCAAAATTAAGAACACTAATAACAAACTTAATGAAAAATGTTTTCGAAAGTTCCAGCAATTTTTAGAAATAATATTTACTTTTCAGGTCCTTTTAGAAGAATCTGCTCCCCATACTTTGCATAACAAGAGGGACAAAACTTCCTAGCAATCAAGGAATGAAGATGCTCGCTTTTTCCCTCTTCTACATAATGTATCTCGTCAGCACCAATGGTTTTATTACAAGATATGCAGACTGTGGGAAATTTTGACTGCCTAACAACCAAATGGGTCTCAATCTTATTCTTCTCCATCTACACTTCCCCACTATACATTATTTATTACTATAATAAAAGCCTTCTTACCAGTATTTATAAGTTTCTAAATCAAAAAATTTTTGTTGTGATAACAAATTTTTATGTACTAAGTTTAAGTATACGAACCTATATTCACGAAAGACATATCTATTGTATTGGCGGGGATACAAAACTACCCAATCATAGCGAGCGACCATCCAAAGTGGTGGTGCCTATAAGGGTGGGGTAGTTCGGAGATCCCGACGGGCCCATAACCCGTAGATCAATGGTTCAAATCCATTCCCCGCTACTACACCTTTTTTTTATCAATGTTTATAAACAACATTTGTTTCAACATATCTTTGTGAAAAACAAACCAATAGAACGTTTCTGGGAAATTGATTTATTACGTGGAATAGCAATAATAATGATGATCATCTATCACATAATATTTGATTTAAACTATTTCAAAATCTACAAGACAGCTATATATTCAGCTCCTATGTTGATTTTTTTATATCCTATAGGAGCGATGTTTCTGTTACTAGTTGGTATATCATTAACACTTAGTTACTCAAGGGCACAAAAAAATTTAACAAAAAAACAACTGCAACTAAAATTTTTAAAAAGAGGACTCTGGGTTTTTTGTTTAGGCCTAATTATTACCCTTGTCACATGGTTTTACTTAAAAGAGGGATTCATAATATTTGGGGTGCTACACTGCATAGGCGTATCAATTATTCTTGCTTACCCGCTGATAAAATACAGGTTTGAAAACCTTGTAATAGGAGTAATACTAATTCTTCTAGGTGTTTTACTAAGGACAATGAGGTTTGAGTTCAGCTACTTGTTATGGTTAGGTTTTATACCCTCCAGTTTTTATACACTGGATTACTTTCCGCTTCTCCCATGGTTTGGTGTGGTACTACTTGGTGTTTTCTTAGGAAACACCTTTTACAAAGACAACGAAAGAAAATTTAAACTAAATGATATCTCACAAAATATTGTTATCCGTTTTATGTGTTTCTTAGGTAGACATTCACTGGTAATCTATCTCTTACATCAACTGATAATCATAGCAGTTATCCATCTAATATTTTTGTAAAAAAAACTCTTTTTTAGTATTTTATAAAGAGGCTTGGTACCTCAACGCCACTACCTTTTTTTATTACACCCACAACCTTTGCCTTAGCACTGGAATGTTTCTTTAGAACCCTCAGAGTCTCAGCCGTATCATCCTTTGATACAATTACTACGAAACCCATACCCATGTTGAATGTATGATACATCTCTTTATCATCGACATTCCCATATTTCTGTATGAACTTGAAAATCGGCTGCGGCTCAAACGGGTCTTCTATAACATATTTCACATCTCCCTTGAGCCTTGGTAGGTTACGTAAACCACTACCAGTTATATGCGCTAGACCATGTACATCAACCTTTTTTAACAACTCAACTATCTCCTTAACATATATCTTTGTTGGAGTCAACATAACCTCCCCAATTGTTTTACCAGGATACAAACCATCAGGGAATTTGTCAATATATTTGAAGCCAGCTATTTCTACAACCTTGCGGGCGAGCGTATAACCATTTGAATGTATACCACTACTACTAAGACCAATTATAACATCACCTGGAAGAATTTTCTCACCGAGAACAATACGTTTTTTTTCCACATAAGCAAGACATGTCCCAGCTAAATCAAAACCATTAATTAGCTCTGGTAGATCAGCTGTTTCACCACCAACAATCGAAATATTAGCCAGCTCAGCACCCTTCTGCAAACCTTTACCTATCTCACGAGTAATATATGGGTCAGGGTTATCCATCGCGAGGTAATCAACAAATGCTATTGGTTCTGCACCAACACACAAGGCATCATTAACATTC
This window harbors:
- a CDS encoding heparan-alpha-glucosaminide N-acetyltransferase — protein: MKNKPIERFWEIDLLRGIAIIMMIIYHIIFDLNYFKIYKTAIYSAPMLIFLYPIGAMFLLLVGISLTLSYSRAQKNLTKKQLQLKFLKRGLWVFCLGLIITLVTWFYLKEGFIIFGVLHCIGVSIILAYPLIKYRFENLVIGVILILLGVLLRTMRFEFSYLLWLGFIPSSFYTLDYFPLLPWFGVVLLGVFLGNTFYKDNERKFKLNDISQNIVIRFMCFLGRHSLVIYLLHQLIIIAVIHLIFL
- the purM gene encoding phosphoribosylformylglycinamidine cyclo-ligase, with product MKKMTYADSGVDIFKKEHAIEELLSSIKTKRKGVGRPMGGHYAGLVEFGDYALVLCTDGVGTKVKIASALKKWDTIGIDCIAMNVNDALCVGAEPIAFVDYLAMDNPDPYITREIGKGLQKGAELANISIVGGETADLPELINGFDLAGTCLAYVEKKRIVLGEKILPGDVIIGLSSSGIHSNGYTLARKVVEIAGFKYIDKFPDGLYPGKTIGEVMLTPTKIYVKEIVELLKKVDVHGLAHITGSGLRNLPRLKGDVKYVIEDPFEPQPIFKFIQKYGNVDDKEMYHTFNMGMGFVVIVSKDDTAETLRVLKKHSSAKAKVVGVIKKGSGVEVPSLFIKY